A genomic window from Leptospira andrefontaineae includes:
- a CDS encoding methyl-accepting chemotaxis protein translates to MTRGESRKLRWRLTLGLELLTSVLAVPLAVLFIIAAGAYDFNKAIALIGASTVSLTTSYFFPTLRFLYLGKLLSNLEPNNWEKLNTKGKVEVKKKLLDFPLLNTGFYIVQWSYGIPTAWKIMHFFFIPEFFESAPFLLLPLIIYPTLGISHFFLTESVLSEVLESDKLNGLPLEEKDIRKVSIFVRIISTIASIALLPVVIFGYLLVEETSGWLKLGDVTLALSLTILFMVITLTISSYLLASSIRRNSKNMMNAFVEMSQGELDILLPMVSTDELGRSSKMLNDFVKRLRIVVKTVIKESEKLSQSSKVLEERTKDLSIKMQEQAASTEQMSSGVEEIAASIQSTSSRAESQSDTVEQASASLAELEDRIRNVHTSLMDTKNDAERMRLETSNGESALQSTRDAMAEIESNTAKMEASVNVIHEITDRIGLLSLNAAIEAARAGEAGKGFAVVAQEISKLGEQTQENAKRIRTTLAEAVKATNSGREVLGNTEVAFRRIGDTAQNTSERILQVSSLSESQLVASAQVKNAFSELIRSAEEIRNHTKEQSQTSLEFSKTIGSISEATEFLNGIVNDIDSLAEKLANQASSLKKEVEFFKT, encoded by the coding sequence ATGACGAGGGGAGAATCTAGAAAACTTAGATGGAGACTGACCTTAGGCCTGGAACTATTAACTTCCGTTCTTGCCGTCCCTTTAGCCGTTCTATTTATTATTGCAGCAGGGGCGTATGACTTCAATAAGGCGATCGCACTTATCGGGGCTTCCACAGTCTCATTGACCACCTCTTATTTTTTCCCTACACTTCGTTTTTTATATTTGGGAAAACTCCTATCCAATCTGGAACCTAATAATTGGGAAAAATTGAACACAAAAGGAAAGGTAGAAGTAAAGAAAAAACTTTTGGACTTTCCGCTTCTGAACACAGGATTTTATATCGTGCAGTGGAGTTACGGAATTCCTACAGCATGGAAAATTATGCATTTTTTCTTTATTCCAGAATTTTTCGAGTCGGCTCCGTTTTTACTCTTACCTTTGATCATTTATCCAACTTTAGGAATTTCTCATTTCTTCTTAACAGAATCAGTACTCTCTGAAGTTTTGGAATCGGACAAATTGAATGGACTTCCCTTAGAAGAAAAAGATATTCGTAAAGTTTCAATCTTCGTTCGGATCATTTCTACGATAGCATCTATAGCACTGCTACCTGTTGTGATCTTCGGTTACCTTTTAGTAGAAGAGACATCCGGTTGGTTAAAACTGGGAGATGTCACCTTAGCACTTTCTCTTACCATACTTTTTATGGTGATCACTCTCACCATTTCTTCCTATCTATTGGCTTCTAGCATTCGTAGGAATTCCAAAAATATGATGAATGCATTCGTAGAAATGTCCCAAGGCGAATTGGATATCCTACTTCCTATGGTTTCCACAGATGAGTTAGGAAGAAGTAGCAAGATGTTGAACGATTTTGTGAAAAGACTTCGGATCGTTGTTAAAACTGTGATCAAAGAATCGGAAAAACTTTCTCAAAGTTCCAAAGTGTTGGAAGAAAGAACAAAAGATCTTTCTATAAAAATGCAAGAGCAAGCCGCTTCCACAGAACAAATGAGCTCAGGTGTAGAAGAAATCGCAGCGTCCATTCAATCTACTTCTTCCAGAGCTGAAAGCCAGTCTGATACCGTAGAACAAGCATCTGCATCACTTGCCGAACTAGAAGATAGAATTCGTAACGTTCATACTTCTCTTATGGATACAAAAAACGACGCAGAGAGGATGAGATTAGAAACTTCTAACGGAGAATCCGCACTACAATCCACTCGAGATGCAATGGCAGAGATAGAATCTAATACTGCAAAAATGGAAGCGAGTGTGAATGTGATCCACGAGATTACGGATAGAATCGGACTTCTTTCCTTGAATGCAGCTATTGAAGCTGCTCGTGCAGGAGAAGCAGGAAAAGGTTTCGCCGTGGTCGCTCAAGAAATCTCTAAACTGGGAGAGCAAACTCAGGAGAATGCAAAAAGGATCCGTACAACATTGGCAGAAGCAGTTAAGGCAACCAATTCTGGAAGAGAAGTTTTAGGAAATACCGAAGTCGCTTTCAGAAGAATAGGAGACACTGCTCAAAATACTTCTGAAAGAATTTTGCAGGTTTCTTCCCTATCTGAATCTCAATTGGTAGCAAGCGCTCAAGTAAAGAATGCATTTTCTGAACTGATCCGATCTGCAGAAGAGATCCGAAATCATACGAAAGAACAATCCCAAACTTCTTTAGAATTTTCTAAAACGATTGGAAGTATCTCGGAAGCTACTGAGTTTTTGAACGGGATCGTGAACGATATTGATTCTCTTGCGGAGAAACTTGCGAACCAAGCAAGCTCTTTGAAAAAAGAAGTAGAATTCTTTAAAACTTAA
- a CDS encoding alpha/beta hydrolase: MKIQKLMLYLLSVIFIVFLGLFGLLYSNQDKLIFFPEILPEDFHFSFPYTFQEVSLELENGEKVYALFFPAQGPSKGTVLYFHGNAGSLRSWGGVAEDFVPRGWDLLMTDYRGYGKSRAKLTEKGMYQDAERWYEYLKTDKLKKENEIILYGRSIGTGVAVDLGTKTNPGYIILETPYTSLADLAKEYYPFVPKWFLAYSLKSENKIGKLHSPMTIIHGNEDEIVPFRQGKKLFKTALESGVKIEFLEIEGGNHNNLSFFPEYQKGLVNILGSVHLNRRKSNSQR; encoded by the coding sequence ATGAAAATCCAAAAGCTTATGTTATATCTTCTCTCGGTCATCTTCATTGTTTTTTTAGGGCTCTTCGGCTTATTATATTCAAATCAAGACAAGCTGATCTTTTTCCCAGAAATTTTACCTGAGGACTTTCACTTCTCTTTTCCCTATACTTTTCAGGAAGTTTCTTTGGAGTTAGAAAATGGAGAGAAGGTATATGCATTATTTTTCCCTGCTCAAGGTCCTTCCAAAGGGACTGTTTTGTATTTTCATGGAAATGCAGGAAGTTTAAGAAGTTGGGGTGGAGTTGCAGAGGACTTCGTTCCTCGAGGCTGGGACCTTCTCATGACCGATTATAGAGGTTACGGTAAAAGTAGAGCCAAGCTGACCGAAAAAGGAATGTACCAGGATGCGGAACGTTGGTACGAATATCTGAAAACGGATAAATTGAAAAAGGAAAATGAGATCATTCTTTATGGAAGATCTATCGGAACCGGAGTTGCGGTGGATTTAGGAACCAAAACAAATCCCGGTTATATTATATTAGAAACTCCTTATACTTCTTTGGCGGATCTAGCAAAAGAATATTATCCATTTGTGCCAAAATGGTTTTTGGCTTATTCTCTTAAGTCTGAAAATAAGATCGGGAAATTGCATTCTCCTATGACAATTATACATGGAAATGAAGATGAGATTGTCCCATTCAGACAAGGAAAGAAATTATTCAAAACCGCTTTGGAATCAGGAGTTAAAATAGAATTTCTAGAAATAGAAGGAGGAAATCATAATAATCTCTCCTTCTTTCCGGAATACCAAAAGGGATTGGTTAATATTTTAGGGTCGGTTCACTTAAACCGAAGAAAATCAAACTCTCAGAGATAA
- the mtnP gene encoding S-methyl-5'-thioadenosine phosphorylase, which translates to MGTKVKAAVIGGTGLYSLDGMELVEEVLPETPWGKPSDTIKIGKIHDKLIAFLPRHGVGHFIMPHEVPMKANICALKILGVEEIVAFSSVGSLREEIKPLDFVLPSQIIDRTRGRESTFFGKGVVAHAPFADPFSQNLSDRINKAAAKVNLQIHQNKTLVCMEGPLFSTRAESHMYRSWGGDIINMSVLPEAKLAREAEIAYQMVCMSTDYDCWRENEEAVTAEMVMANLGKNAENAKKLLSALIPSLGNGDDLSLKNSTKYSIITAPERRNPDTVAKLKVLFPDYL; encoded by the coding sequence ATGGGGACTAAAGTAAAAGCTGCAGTTATCGGAGGCACAGGTCTCTATAGTCTGGATGGAATGGAACTTGTCGAAGAAGTCCTTCCGGAAACTCCTTGGGGTAAACCTTCCGACACGATCAAGATCGGAAAGATCCACGACAAACTAATCGCATTTCTACCTCGCCATGGTGTGGGACATTTTATCATGCCTCACGAAGTTCCTATGAAGGCAAATATCTGCGCTCTTAAGATTTTAGGCGTAGAAGAGATCGTAGCGTTCAGCTCTGTCGGAAGTTTAAGAGAAGAGATCAAACCTTTGGACTTTGTTCTTCCAAGTCAGATCATAGACAGAACGAGAGGAAGAGAATCCACATTCTTCGGAAAAGGTGTGGTGGCTCATGCTCCCTTCGCAGATCCTTTCTCCCAAAACTTAAGCGATAGAATTAATAAAGCTGCTGCAAAAGTAAATCTTCAGATCCACCAAAACAAAACTTTGGTTTGTATGGAAGGTCCTTTATTTTCCACAAGAGCAGAATCTCATATGTATCGTTCTTGGGGCGGCGACATCATTAATATGAGTGTTCTTCCGGAAGCAAAACTTGCAAGAGAAGCCGAGATCGCTTACCAAATGGTTTGTATGTCCACCGACTATGATTGTTGGAGAGAGAACGAAGAAGCAGTTACTGCTGAAATGGTGATGGCGAACTTAGGAAAGAATGCAGAGAATGCTAAAAAACTTTTGAGCGCCTTGATCCCTTCTCTTGGAAACGGAGACGATCTTAGCCTCAAGAATAGCACTAAGTATTCGATCATCACTGCTCCTGAACGCAGAAATCCGGATACTGTTGCAAAACTGAAAGTCTTATTCCCAGATTATCTCTGA
- a CDS encoding alkaline phosphatase D family protein — translation MRRRLLLSSTSLLFLLFGFFYIDFAIYGKSQSTDTSSPSSIQSGPMLGYSTHKEVKIWVQTKNPSKVYAKYFISENPKQSYITREVNTEHHKGNVAHLIADVLEPGKTYEYIIYINGKQQEPKSEQKFRSQPIWIGKQSGPPDIKFALGSCAFVNDPKYDTQAKPYGGEYFIYKSISSQKPDFMLWMGDNIYLREPDWESRTGFIYRYTEQRSLAELQPLLANVHHYAVWDDHDWGPNDGDASFWMGNTAEEIFKLFWANPNYSKKGIYGSFTWGDAQFFLMDDRSFRTANDNKTGPRSFFGEEQLDWLVNGLAFSKATFKFVVVGGQVLNPLTVFENYSTYAEEREKLLSKISKLKIKNLVFLTGDRHFTELSYIQEGFEYPVYDFTVSPLTSSTHAPITEKNPLRIEGTMVDDKRNFGTIEITGPLKQRNLVFRVFDSAGKELWSRDIKAK, via the coding sequence ATGAGACGCAGATTGCTTTTATCATCCACCTCTTTGTTGTTTTTACTGTTTGGATTCTTTTACATCGATTTTGCAATTTATGGAAAAAGTCAGTCAACCGACACATCTTCGCCTTCTAGTATCCAATCGGGGCCGATGTTAGGTTACTCGACTCATAAAGAAGTGAAAATCTGGGTGCAGACTAAGAATCCTTCTAAAGTTTATGCGAAATATTTTATTTCCGAAAATCCGAAACAAAGTTACATAACTCGTGAAGTAAATACTGAACATCATAAGGGCAATGTTGCTCATCTGATCGCTGACGTATTGGAACCTGGAAAAACATATGAGTATATAATTTATATAAACGGAAAACAACAAGAACCGAAGTCAGAGCAAAAATTTAGATCACAACCTATTTGGATAGGAAAACAAAGTGGACCGCCTGATATCAAATTCGCTTTGGGAAGTTGTGCATTCGTAAACGATCCGAAATACGATACACAAGCGAAACCATACGGCGGAGAATATTTTATCTACAAATCCATCTCCTCTCAAAAACCGGACTTCATGCTTTGGATGGGGGATAATATTTATCTAAGGGAACCTGATTGGGAGTCTCGAACAGGATTCATCTATCGTTATACGGAACAAAGATCTTTGGCGGAACTCCAACCATTACTTGCAAACGTTCACCATTATGCAGTTTGGGATGATCATGATTGGGGACCGAACGATGGAGATGCGTCCTTTTGGATGGGGAATACAGCAGAAGAAATTTTCAAACTATTCTGGGCAAACCCTAACTATTCGAAAAAAGGAATATACGGCTCTTTCACTTGGGGAGATGCACAATTCTTTTTGATGGATGATCGTAGTTTTAGGACTGCGAACGATAATAAAACCGGACCTAGATCGTTCTTCGGGGAAGAACAACTGGATTGGTTAGTGAATGGCCTGGCATTCTCCAAAGCGACTTTTAAGTTTGTGGTGGTTGGCGGCCAAGTCTTAAATCCGTTGACCGTCTTTGAAAATTATTCTACATACGCGGAAGAAAGGGAAAAACTTCTTTCCAAAATCTCCAAATTGAAGATAAAAAACCTGGTATTTTTGACCGGGGACAGACATTTTACGGAATTATCATATATTCAGGAAGGATTCGAATATCCTGTATATGATTTTACAGTTTCACCTTTAACTTCTTCCACTCATGCACCTATTACCGAAAAAAATCCGTTAAGGATAGAAGGTACAATGGTGGATGATAAAAGAAATTTTGGAACCATTGAAATTACCGGACCTTTAAAACAAAGGAATTTGGTTTTTAGAGTCTTTGATTCTGCCGGAAAAGAACTTTGGTCCAGGGATATTAAGGCCAAATGA
- a CDS encoding methyl-accepting chemotaxis protein, with protein sequence METSHVKTESTILQIWKNGAIVINRIRLGLVLLFIISLAGAYKSFQPLQFMVHAGGTAFMGLYCIFNFVANRKRNMSIGFHKLFVLFDVNVLSATLILDTFVSPDVAAGTLKNVVLFFIYFYIMIYSCLLGERIFVLIVGAFSTAGAIVALVCALKNGVGFVNDPEAAKLPYNISGSTEIIKIAFIFVASVILAQLMRLFLRLTVEGNRLYTDSKDLLEKLSENQVIIKDSAISLEDSIVKFAQFINRTGEKMESQAAALEEVNAVLEELSAASTNTSRSIESQNASLTELADDSKKLGEIVSNITGYSEALSTFANDNKADMENVTIAAEKTKSYLADIAGSFDKVDQINQIMGEIADKTNLLALNASIEAARAGEAGRGFAVVANEVSKLADFTSENAKSISAIVRQSQSFIQEAKNASAETGDLTEKQKFKILETSDRIVQMNKLYLEQRNIIRKFLSELESIKSVSNEIHESEKEQSVGQKEMIRTMSQLEKDINEINEDSASLNSEIDRIKTKASELKVLSNNS encoded by the coding sequence ATGGAAACTTCCCATGTAAAAACGGAATCCACGATCCTACAAATCTGGAAGAACGGAGCAATCGTAATCAACCGGATCCGATTAGGATTAGTTTTACTTTTTATCATTTCCTTAGCGGGAGCTTATAAAAGTTTTCAGCCCTTACAATTTATGGTCCACGCAGGCGGCACTGCCTTTATGGGACTCTACTGCATTTTCAATTTTGTAGCGAATCGCAAAAGGAATATGTCCATTGGATTCCATAAACTTTTCGTTTTATTCGATGTGAATGTCCTAAGTGCCACATTGATCTTAGATACTTTCGTTTCTCCGGATGTAGCGGCTGGAACCTTAAAGAACGTTGTATTATTCTTCATTTATTTTTATATAATGATCTACTCCTGTCTTTTAGGAGAAAGGATATTCGTTTTGATCGTAGGTGCATTCTCTACCGCTGGCGCAATCGTTGCTCTTGTATGTGCACTTAAAAACGGAGTTGGATTTGTAAATGATCCAGAAGCAGCAAAACTTCCTTATAACATAAGCGGTTCTACTGAGATTATCAAAATTGCATTCATATTTGTTGCGAGTGTGATACTTGCTCAATTAATGAGATTGTTTTTAAGATTAACGGTAGAAGGAAACCGTCTTTATACCGATTCAAAGGACTTGCTCGAAAAATTGAGTGAAAATCAGGTTATCATTAAAGATTCTGCAATTAGTTTGGAAGATTCTATCGTTAAATTCGCTCAGTTCATAAACCGCACCGGAGAGAAGATGGAATCCCAAGCTGCTGCATTGGAAGAAGTGAACGCAGTATTAGAGGAACTTTCCGCTGCTTCTACAAATACTTCTAGGTCTATTGAATCACAGAATGCGAGTTTGACTGAACTTGCTGATGATTCTAAGAAGTTAGGAGAAATAGTTTCTAATATCACCGGGTATAGTGAAGCGCTTTCTACATTTGCAAACGATAATAAAGCGGATATGGAGAATGTTACCATCGCTGCTGAAAAAACAAAATCCTATCTGGCGGATATCGCAGGCTCCTTTGACAAAGTAGATCAGATCAATCAGATCATGGGAGAGATTGCGGATAAAACGAACCTTCTCGCATTAAATGCGTCTATTGAAGCCGCAAGAGCAGGAGAAGCAGGAAGAGGATTTGCAGTGGTAGCGAACGAGGTAAGTAAACTTGCAGACTTCACCTCAGAAAATGCAAAATCCATCTCTGCAATCGTAAGACAATCCCAGAGTTTTATCCAAGAAGCAAAAAACGCCTCTGCGGAAACGGGAGACCTAACGGAAAAACAAAAATTTAAGATCCTAGAAACTTCTGACAGAATTGTCCAGATGAACAAACTTTATCTGGAACAGAGAAATATTATCCGTAAGTTCTTAAGTGAATTGGAAAGTATCAAATCAGTTTCGAATGAGATCCATGAATCTGAAAAAGAACAATCAGTTGGCCAAAAGGAAATGATCCGGACCATGTCCCAATTAGAAAAAGATATTAATGAGATTAACGAAGATTCAGCTAGTTTAAACTCAGAGATTGATCGGATCAAAACAAAGGCCTCCGAACTAAAAGTATTGAGTAATAATTCCTAA
- a CDS encoding PAS domain S-box protein — MESSLSQLSILRQFFERIGDGVLVFSSSGSLIEANPAALQILGYSSKELKEIDFNLISDIRNGIFESLKKEEKTNWYLGYFLLKTKEIRTFYCQGFKIQGETDSETTTWIHIRSPKQQSELSKEDITHPEIGWRALEKFFDMNPLPMAITEIETGKYLKVNRQFCIQVKYSENEIVGKSALELGFWSSAETRADIVEAIKKEGFVRDIELRFTNKLGEEFWGLFSAHPIEYGGSLKLLTITVPITDRVKEEVEKQKLLDELKENQEILNQIIRLNPTAITLSKADGTYLDANDVFSSLIGKTNEEIIGKSPIDLGVYYDLSDREIIRGLLIQKGAVDNLEVKMGTADGKIRSILFSARVIEAGGEKKILAVGHDITHIKEAQSDLENLASELEKSKELFQRLFQLIPSAVVLTDLVSRKIIDVNERFLEVIKLKRSEVIGKLTTDIKVWDYDPDRRSEIYNQLDEKGEVSNIETVFRAADGTGIPVLYSGRIVKLNGRPHVISLATDIRERLEAEEQTRKLNAEVRHNKELFEKIFQMNPAAVSLSDLETGTYREINQEYCDLIGYTREEIIGKTSFELGIWKGPMDRAKIRKELEEVGWSKNIEATINRSDNTERHVISGNRVFKIGEKMMLLALLIDVTDKKKVEQERDQYLLQLEESKDLFEKVFDLNPDTICISDLETGKYINVNSMFYDLFGFTKEEAIGKDSIDMGIWPDPAVKQKLITQMKEEGILRDIDIPFVKKDGTHIDSIFSGRIMNLLGRPVIVAITKDNTAGKAAAREKEEESLKVSEQARVLLNMATDPDFASGNISAGLNNIVKMCTETLRCDRASIWLFSDKERTVWSLVSGWDQKFLSYLDPDSMDLKEYPKYFASMKTERLVDAYDVVNDPRTSEFAESYSIPLGIQSLLNAPIFLRGGIYGAICLEHRGALRRWKGFEQQFVVTVAEQVTQLLLNSERREAKEELENAVRIRTSELASALDNLKKTQDQLILSEKMAALGQLVAGIAHEINNPLGAISALSGELRAYLDSSPERLKKLGPFFAEAEPSYIKRLSEFIRAGISNKEIQVSREERRNVLKKLKNTLSELGFENPYDLADRLMDVGLYNSTEEFPEIFKAKTNLALLDFAIEEIQTYKNAASIRLAVDRTSKIVYALKSFAHIDSGEGKIETDLAENIETVLTIYHNQIKNGVEVELDFQARPIIFAYPDDLIQVWTNLIYNSLQAMQFKGKIKISILDSDSDVSVLISDNGPGIPADIKSKIFDPFYTTKAPGEGSGLGLDISRRIVLKHGGRIEFNSKPGKTVFKVILPKT; from the coding sequence TTGGAATCATCCCTTTCACAGCTCAGTATCCTCAGGCAGTTTTTCGAAAGGATCGGGGATGGTGTACTTGTATTTTCTTCTTCCGGAAGTCTGATCGAAGCGAATCCGGCAGCATTGCAGATCTTGGGCTATTCTTCCAAAGAATTGAAAGAGATAGATTTTAATCTGATCTCTGATATTCGAAACGGGATTTTTGAAAGTCTTAAAAAAGAAGAAAAAACCAATTGGTACTTAGGCTATTTTTTACTTAAGACTAAAGAGATCAGGACATTTTATTGCCAAGGTTTTAAGATCCAAGGTGAAACAGATTCAGAAACCACTACTTGGATCCATATCCGTTCTCCCAAACAACAAAGTGAACTTTCTAAAGAAGATATAACTCATCCGGAAATAGGATGGCGGGCTCTCGAAAAATTTTTCGATATGAACCCTTTGCCTATGGCGATCACCGAGATCGAAACTGGAAAATATCTAAAAGTAAACAGACAGTTTTGTATCCAGGTAAAATATTCTGAGAATGAGATTGTTGGTAAAAGTGCATTAGAACTTGGCTTTTGGAGCTCTGCTGAAACGAGAGCGGATATAGTAGAGGCTATCAAAAAAGAAGGTTTTGTCAGAGATATAGAATTACGTTTTACTAATAAATTGGGAGAAGAATTTTGGGGACTCTTCTCCGCTCACCCGATTGAATATGGAGGTTCTTTAAAACTTCTTACGATCACTGTTCCGATTACCGACAGGGTAAAAGAAGAAGTAGAAAAACAAAAACTTTTAGATGAACTAAAAGAGAACCAGGAAATTCTAAATCAGATCATTCGGCTAAATCCAACCGCGATCACTTTATCCAAAGCCGATGGAACGTATCTAGATGCAAATGATGTATTCTCAAGTTTGATCGGTAAAACGAACGAAGAGATTATAGGTAAGTCGCCAATTGATCTTGGAGTTTATTACGATCTAAGCGACAGAGAGATAATTCGAGGACTTCTAATCCAAAAAGGCGCAGTAGATAATCTAGAAGTGAAGATGGGCACCGCTGACGGAAAGATACGCTCTATTCTATTCTCCGCTAGAGTAATAGAAGCGGGTGGTGAAAAAAAGATCTTAGCGGTTGGTCACGATATCACTCATATCAAAGAGGCGCAATCCGATCTAGAAAATCTTGCTTCTGAACTTGAAAAGAGTAAGGAACTTTTCCAAAGATTATTTCAGCTAATTCCTTCTGCAGTGGTTCTTACCGATTTGGTTTCCAGAAAGATCATCGATGTAAATGAAAGATTCCTGGAAGTCATAAAACTCAAAAGATCTGAAGTGATCGGAAAACTCACCACCGACATTAAGGTCTGGGATTATGATCCTGATAGAAGAAGTGAAATTTATAACCAGTTAGACGAGAAAGGTGAGGTCAGTAATATTGAAACAGTTTTTCGAGCCGCCGATGGAACCGGGATCCCAGTTCTATATTCAGGAAGGATCGTCAAATTAAACGGAAGACCTCATGTCATTTCTCTTGCAACAGATATCAGAGAACGGTTGGAAGCGGAAGAACAAACCAGGAAATTGAACGCGGAAGTCCGACACAATAAGGAACTATTTGAGAAAATTTTCCAAATGAACCCGGCTGCGGTCTCTCTTTCCGATCTGGAAACCGGCACTTATAGAGAGATCAACCAAGAATATTGTGACCTAATTGGATACACTAGAGAAGAGATTATTGGGAAAACTTCCTTCGAGTTGGGGATCTGGAAAGGTCCCATGGATAGAGCAAAGATCCGCAAGGAGTTGGAAGAAGTAGGCTGGTCCAAAAATATAGAAGCAACCATCAATCGATCTGATAATACTGAAAGGCATGTAATTTCAGGAAACAGAGTGTTTAAGATCGGAGAAAAAATGATGCTTCTGGCACTTCTGATCGATGTAACCGATAAGAAAAAAGTGGAACAAGAAAGAGATCAGTATCTTCTCCAATTGGAGGAAAGTAAGGATCTTTTCGAAAAAGTTTTCGATCTGAACCCGGATACTATCTGTATTTCCGATCTAGAAACTGGCAAATATATCAATGTAAACTCAATGTTCTATGATCTGTTCGGGTTCACGAAAGAAGAAGCGATCGGAAAAGACTCCATAGATATGGGGATTTGGCCCGATCCTGCTGTCAAACAAAAGCTCATAACCCAAATGAAAGAAGAAGGTATATTACGAGATATTGATATACCTTTTGTGAAAAAAGACGGAACTCATATAGATTCCATTTTTTCGGGCCGTATCATGAACTTGCTGGGAAGGCCGGTAATCGTTGCGATCACAAAAGATAATACTGCGGGAAAAGCAGCGGCGAGGGAAAAGGAAGAAGAGAGTTTAAAAGTTTCAGAACAAGCAAGAGTTCTATTGAATATGGCGACTGATCCTGATTTTGCGTCGGGTAATATCTCTGCAGGTCTGAATAATATAGTCAAAATGTGCACAGAAACTTTGCGATGTGATCGTGCCTCTATATGGCTTTTTTCTGATAAGGAAAGAACTGTCTGGTCTTTGGTTTCAGGATGGGATCAAAAATTTCTGTCTTATTTAGATCCGGATTCTATGGATCTAAAAGAGTACCCCAAATATTTTGCATCGATGAAGACTGAAAGATTGGTGGATGCGTATGATGTAGTCAATGATCCAAGAACTTCTGAATTTGCAGAATCTTACAGTATTCCTCTTGGGATCCAATCCTTGTTGAACGCTCCTATTTTTTTAAGGGGTGGGATTTATGGGGCCATATGTTTGGAACATAGAGGTGCTCTTCGCAGATGGAAAGGTTTCGAGCAACAGTTCGTGGTCACAGTTGCGGAACAAGTCACTCAGTTATTATTAAATTCTGAAAGAAGAGAAGCTAAGGAAGAATTGGAAAATGCGGTTCGTATCCGAACTTCTGAATTAGCTTCCGCTTTGGATAATCTGAAAAAAACCCAGGACCAACTTATCCTTTCGGAAAAGATGGCCGCACTTGGACAGTTGGTTGCAGGTATCGCTCATGAGATCAATAACCCGTTGGGTGCGATCTCTGCTTTAAGCGGTGAATTAAGAGCTTATTTAGATTCTTCTCCGGAACGTTTGAAAAAGTTAGGCCCATTCTTTGCCGAAGCGGAACCAAGTTATATCAAACGATTATCGGAATTTATCCGTGCAGGAATTTCCAATAAAGAAATTCAGGTTTCAAGAGAAGAAAGAAGGAATGTTCTTAAAAAACTAAAAAACACTTTGAGCGAACTTGGTTTCGAAAATCCATACGATCTCGCCGATAGATTGATGGATGTAGGGTTATATAATTCTACAGAAGAATTTCCTGAAATATTTAAAGCAAAGACCAATCTTGCACTTTTGGATTTTGCGATCGAAGAGATCCAAACATATAAGAACGCGGCATCTATTCGGTTAGCCGTGGATAGAACTTCTAAAATTGTCTATGCTCTTAAAAGTTTTGCTCATATCGATTCTGGCGAAGGTAAGATCGAAACGGATCTCGCAGAAAATATAGAAACTGTACTTACCATTTATCATAACCAGATTAAAAACGGGGTAGAAGTAGAATTGGATTTCCAAGCAAGGCCGATAATTTTTGCTTACCCGGATGACTTGATCCAAGTTTGGACAAATTTAATTTATAATTCTTTGCAAGCCATGCAGTTTAAAGGAAAGATCAAAATTTCTATTTTAGATTCTGACTCTGATGTTTCTGTTTTGATTTCAGATAATGGCCCGGGAATTCCTGCGGATATTAAATCTAAAATTTTCGATCCTTTTTATACAACTAAAGCTCCAGGAGAAGGAAGCGGTCTGGGCCTAGACATTTCGAGAAGGATTGTTTTAAAACATGGGGGAAGAATAGAATTCAATTCCAAACCGGGAAAGACAGTATTTAAGGTAATTCTCCCCAAAACTTAA